One Chaetodon trifascialis isolate fChaTrf1 chromosome 21, fChaTrf1.hap1, whole genome shotgun sequence genomic window carries:
- the LOC139350239 gene encoding uncharacterized protein: MNKCSAARPAAANNAKCPQMSKTVANADHVGLRAQSRDCKNRQGAGKATAHSQEPRQRPLSTASTPAVTPCSHQRRWSADFCKRGTSPVITVRKSKKEPQPPQRHASLLQPNTASHLSTKRYSCPSIGVFRSRSHLHSSSSSSSTSSCSSPPPVPTSIITGHDPLGWKLQPKSTSSSQARTKRLSLQIPLPVIPDLKTIPAPNSQSENTPNPDRSKPKPPLRPKPPRRHSDSSAFLRSLSSPQPAVTLEELCNVHLRTVTVSDDVFSEGNEEEVKAITRPRKIPPPVPPKTPMAKQIARLIAHSRQRCATNEENIYTSVIRPKPKLTHTQDHSSLHERRTGLRVDPSCDRERSTPRFPG, translated from the exons ATGAATAAATGCTCCGCTGCTCGCCCAGCCGCTGCCAACAATGCTAAATGCCCTCAGATGAGTAAAACAGTGGCTAATGCTGATCATGTGGGCCTCAGGGCACAGAGCAGAGACTGCAAGAACAGACAGGGAGCAGGAAAAGCCACAGCGCACAGCCAGGAGCCCAGACAGCGCCCTCTCTCCACGGCCTCCACCCCCGCTGTGACCCCATGTTCTCATCAGCGGCGGTGGTCAGCTGATTTTTGCAAGCGTGGAACTTCTCCCGTCATTACTGTGAGGAAGAGCAAGAAGGAACCGCAGCCCCCTCAGCGTCATGCGTCCCTCCTCCAGCCTAACACAGCATCCCATCTTTCAACCAAACGCTACTCCTGCCCCTCCATTGGGGTCTTTCGCTCACGGAGTCACCtgcactcctcttcctcctcgtcctccacctcttcctgctcctctcctcctcctgtccctaCGTCCATCATCACCGGCCATGACCCGCTCGGCTGGAAGTTGCAGCCCAAGTCCACCTCCAGCTCGCAGGCTCGCACTAAAAGGCTGTCCCTGCAGATTCCCCTCCCAGTCATTCCTGACCTCAAAACGATTCCTGCACCCAACTCTCAGTCCGAGAACACTCCTAATCCAGACCGCTCTAAACCCAAACCCCCTCTCAGACCCAAACCACCCCGTCGCCACTCAGACTCCTCAGCCTTCCTCAGATCTCTGTCGTCCCCTCAGCCTGCGGTGACGCTCGAGGAGCTCTGCAATGTGCATCTCCGCACAGTCACCGTTTCAGACGACGTCTTCAGCGAGGGGAAcgaagaggaggtgaaggcgATCACTCGGCCCCGCAAAATACCACCACCTGTTCCACCAAAAACTCCCATGGCAAAACAAATAGCACGGCTGATTGCTCATTCACGCCAGCGCTGTGCAACgaatgaagaaaacatttacACCAGTGTCATAAGGCCAAAACCtaaactgacacacactcaggacCACAGCAGCCTGCATGAGAGAAGGACTG GGCTGCGTGTGGATCCCAGCTGCGACAGGGAGAGGTCCACTCCACGCTTCCCTGGCTGA